The following coding sequences are from one Pyxidicoccus xibeiensis window:
- the tssG gene encoding type VI secretion system baseplate subunit TssG, with protein MGTAQRREDDLLAAAAQQLAPQASQFGFFELVAYLERLTPEAVRVGDLGPVVEERIRFRHDPSLAFASGDVSALSLRQLPARPDVPDSKRPLFEVVTTFLGLTGASSPLPSQLAEEVAQEDPDRPVRREFLDLFHHRLLSLLFRVLCRYRVTSELTSDCTDEWSRRILSLAGLDTYEKTEQPGTLQPWRLLRIAHLLACHTRSAERLELALTDLLGEHLGEARVSVRQFVGRWVDIDARTQLGRAHHQLGRNFLLGSKAMDRTGRFHIEMGPLPPRTWQRLLPEGDLFPQARALVELFIRDPLEYSFELFLAESVQQSFQLSGSAPRRLGRDTWIGTNRRMHVSVPGSL; from the coding sequence GTGGGCACCGCGCAACGGCGCGAAGATGATCTGCTAGCCGCGGCGGCGCAGCAGCTCGCCCCGCAGGCCTCGCAGTTCGGCTTCTTCGAGCTCGTGGCCTACCTGGAGCGGCTGACGCCGGAGGCGGTCCGCGTCGGCGACCTCGGGCCGGTGGTGGAGGAGCGCATCCGCTTCCGGCATGACCCGTCGCTGGCCTTCGCCTCGGGAGATGTCAGCGCGCTCTCCCTGCGCCAGCTGCCCGCCAGGCCGGACGTCCCGGACTCGAAGCGACCGCTGTTCGAGGTGGTCACCACCTTCCTCGGGCTCACCGGCGCAAGCAGTCCCCTGCCCTCGCAGCTGGCCGAGGAGGTGGCGCAGGAGGACCCGGACCGCCCCGTCCGCCGCGAGTTCCTGGACCTGTTCCACCACCGGCTGCTGTCACTCTTGTTCCGGGTGCTCTGCCGCTACCGGGTGACGAGCGAGCTGACCTCGGACTGCACGGACGAGTGGTCCCGGCGGATCCTGAGCCTGGCGGGCCTGGACACCTACGAGAAGACGGAGCAGCCGGGCACGCTGCAACCCTGGCGGCTCCTGCGCATCGCGCACCTGCTGGCGTGCCACACACGCTCGGCGGAGCGGCTGGAGCTGGCGCTGACCGACCTGCTGGGCGAGCACCTGGGCGAGGCGCGAGTCTCGGTGCGCCAGTTCGTGGGGCGGTGGGTGGACATCGACGCGCGCACGCAACTGGGGCGGGCGCACCACCAGCTCGGCCGCAACTTCCTGCTGGGAAGCAAGGCGATGGACCGCACGGGGCGCTTCCACATCGAGATGGGTCCGCTGCCGCCGCGCACGTGGCAGCGGCTGCTGCCGGAAGGAGACCTCTTCCCGCAGGCGCGCGCGCTGGTGGAGCTCTTCATCCGCGACCCGCTCGAGTACAGCTTCGAGCTGTTCCTGGCGGAGAGCGTGCAGCAGTCCTTCCAGCTTTCTGGCAGCGCGCCGCGCCGGCTCGGCCGGGACACGTGGATTGGCACGAACCGGCGCATGCACGTGAGTGTTCCCGGCTCGCTGTGA
- the tssI gene encoding type VI secretion system Vgr family protein — MVARSSFLSSTAVFRFMVTGCADELRVTRFSGQEAVSGLFEFHLELASMSPSLDFDSIVGKPALLTVLGDKGPRSVHGLVCRFEQVQALPRFTLYRATLVPQVWRLRHRQNCRIFQGMTTPDILKKVLATAGIAADQYRVALSGSYEPRDYCVQYRESDWAFMSRLMEEDGIFYFFEHSPDGHVLVMGDAASAFKAIPAEQIPFRHSTGMVTDGDHVERFRFTEEVQPGQVALRDFNFKRPNMSMEVKGTGAKDTDLEVYDYPGEYQLPGRGSPGKGATLAQVRMEEWQALRVEGHGESDCERFVPGGLFTLAGHARKLFNRRYLLTGVAHEGYQPQVLEEESGSEGQLSYSNHFSCLPEDVPYRPARVSPKPVVRGIQTAIVVGPSGEEIYTDEFGRVKVQFHWDREGKSNEKSSCWVRVSQPWGGEAWGGMFIPRIGQEVVVDFIEGDPDRPLITGRVYNGVNPTPYPLPDEKTKSTLRTNTSPGGEGFNELRFEDKKGAEQVFIHSQRNMDVHVKNDSMENILHDRHQTIGGEGKAGKVGDQNELVFRDKNLKVHRHSQEHIGGDLKLLVGGIDGPGNQDVHIQASRKEKVDADSHLSVGGKRNEQVGDTWSITVGKDLQIKVSSNHALEAGKEIHLSAPTVVIEASQGLTLKVGGNFITLNPASISVMGTVVNLNSGGAPLSGSGVNAAAPEAPADAQPTAPTPADSGRQ; from the coding sequence ATGGTCGCAAGGTCCTCATTCCTGAGCAGCACGGCGGTGTTCCGGTTCATGGTGACTGGCTGCGCGGACGAGCTGCGGGTGACGCGCTTCTCCGGGCAGGAGGCGGTGTCCGGCCTCTTCGAGTTCCACCTGGAGCTGGCCAGCATGAGCCCTTCCCTGGACTTCGACAGCATCGTCGGCAAGCCGGCGCTGCTGACGGTGCTGGGAGACAAGGGGCCCCGGAGCGTGCACGGCCTGGTGTGCCGCTTCGAGCAGGTGCAGGCGCTGCCCCGCTTCACGCTGTACCGCGCCACGCTGGTGCCGCAGGTGTGGCGGCTGAGGCACCGGCAGAACTGCCGCATCTTCCAGGGGATGACGACGCCGGACATCCTGAAGAAGGTGCTGGCGACGGCGGGCATCGCGGCAGACCAGTACCGGGTGGCGCTGAGCGGCAGCTACGAGCCGCGGGACTACTGCGTGCAGTACCGCGAGTCGGATTGGGCCTTCATGAGCCGGCTCATGGAGGAAGACGGCATCTTCTACTTCTTCGAGCACTCGCCGGACGGGCACGTGCTGGTGATGGGAGATGCCGCGAGCGCCTTCAAGGCGATTCCGGCCGAGCAGATTCCCTTCCGGCACAGCACGGGGATGGTGACGGACGGGGACCACGTGGAGCGCTTCCGCTTCACGGAGGAGGTGCAGCCGGGGCAGGTGGCGCTGCGCGACTTCAACTTCAAGCGGCCGAACATGTCCATGGAGGTGAAGGGCACGGGGGCGAAGGACACGGACCTGGAGGTGTACGACTACCCCGGCGAGTACCAGCTTCCGGGCCGGGGCTCGCCGGGCAAGGGGGCGACGCTGGCGCAGGTGCGGATGGAGGAGTGGCAGGCGCTGCGGGTGGAGGGGCACGGGGAGAGCGACTGCGAGCGCTTCGTGCCCGGAGGGTTGTTCACGCTGGCGGGCCATGCCCGGAAGCTCTTCAACCGCCGCTACCTGCTGACGGGGGTGGCGCACGAGGGCTACCAGCCGCAAGTGCTGGAGGAGGAGTCGGGGTCGGAGGGGCAGCTGAGCTACTCCAACCACTTCTCGTGTCTGCCGGAGGACGTGCCGTACCGGCCGGCGCGGGTGTCGCCGAAGCCGGTGGTTCGGGGCATCCAGACGGCCATCGTGGTGGGGCCCTCGGGCGAGGAGATCTACACGGACGAGTTCGGCCGGGTGAAGGTCCAGTTCCACTGGGACCGGGAGGGCAAGAGCAACGAGAAGAGCTCCTGCTGGGTGCGGGTCAGCCAGCCCTGGGGCGGTGAGGCCTGGGGCGGCATGTTCATCCCGCGCATCGGCCAGGAAGTGGTGGTGGACTTCATCGAGGGTGACCCGGACCGGCCGCTGATCACGGGGCGCGTGTACAACGGAGTCAATCCCACGCCCTATCCGCTCCCTGACGAGAAGACCAAGAGCACCTTGCGGACCAATACCTCGCCCGGAGGCGAGGGCTTCAACGAGCTGCGCTTCGAGGACAAGAAGGGTGCGGAGCAGGTGTTCATCCACTCCCAGCGCAACATGGACGTGCACGTCAAGAACGACTCCATGGAGAACATCCTCCACGACCGCCATCAGACCATCGGCGGCGAGGGCAAGGCTGGGAAGGTCGGCGACCAGAACGAGCTGGTCTTCCGGGACAAGAACCTCAAGGTGCATCGCCACAGCCAGGAACACATCGGCGGAGACCTGAAGCTGCTGGTGGGCGGCATCGATGGGCCGGGCAACCAGGACGTCCACATCCAGGCCAGCCGCAAGGAGAAGGTGGATGCGGACAGCCACCTGTCGGTGGGCGGCAAGCGCAACGAGCAGGTGGGTGACACCTGGTCCATCACCGTGGGCAAGGACCTGCAGATCAAGGTGAGCAGCAACCACGCGCTGGAAGCAGGCAAGGAGATTCACCTGAGCGCGCCCACCGTGGTCATCGAGGCGTCCCAGGGCCTGACCTTGAAGGTGGGAGGCAACTTCATCACCCTCAACCCGGCCAGCATCTCCGTGATGGGGACGGTGGTGAACCTCAACAGCGGAGGAGCCCCCCTCAGTGGCAGTGGCGTGAACGCGGCCGCGCCAGAGGCGCCAGCGGACGCCCAGCCCACGGCGCCGACGCCGGCCGACAGCGGGCGGCAGTGA
- a CDS encoding DUF6531 domain-containing protein yields MMPAVKHLDPVLGVDIHFIITPPGPVVPIPHPHIGIVFDPFDYLPIIGATVKVNGLPRAQAGTGGRTLPPHFPIGGVFAKPPGNENETFMGSSTVVVDEEPFTYMLLPVLSCQDIGMPSPPRKKGPGAKTLQLPTSIALSIPAGPPVIVGGPPTISLSVMETKLKMALLGKGLKKLRKMQKASRKMKALSLRLHRKAARVMKKMGVGKRARDWTHKKLCSLTGHPVDVVTGRVVTEATDWELPGPIPLRFTRHYSSSLGWRDTAMGCGWSHSLDLAVWEEPGRVVYRAEDGRELEFDTAGFPRQRMPVRTELYDPVNRLTLRRVAEQRWEVESAEGLTHELRCVPGEQQAGVCRVVRTGNRVGHAVEYEYDGHGHLRWVRDSAGRRVLFECDAAGHLLRVALPHPREPGQVTHNRYVYSESGHLLEAQDALGHAIRYAYDGGVLIRETDRTGLSFHFAYDGQGPDAWCVHTWGDGGIFNHRLRYDRKAGVTEVTDSLGHTTTYESDGRGVVVREVDALGGEKRKEYDEALRLVAETDALGHTTFYEYDARGNRTKVVGPDGASVVLRYNGHNLPEEAIDANGGIWRWRYDVRGQLLEETNPLKETRRYEYEGGLLAAEVGAGGERTEYAYDAQCNPTRVRLPTGGQVRLEHDRRGRRTSLRDARGGAERVQYDLLDRPVRVEAPGRDTWESRYDAEGNLLEVKGPLRQVRMGYAGFHWPAFREEAGTRLGMRHDAEGRLVEVKNEAGEVYRYTRDELGRVASEEGFDGAAWHYLYDAAGRISKATQPSGRTRHFSYDEAGRLTRVEYGDGTFRAFRYRADGALLEAENESGKVTLERDALGRVVTEKQADAEVTSRYSPAGHRVEVESTLGAHQKLLRDALGSVRGVTYSSPGRAEWTVRMERDAGGLEVTRWMPGGVVAAWKHDEAGLPTERRTLVGVRTEAQRTWRWRPEGQLAAMSDTAHDRATEYIHDIRGRLVGERRPDGRLQHRAMDAVGNLYRTRELQDRRYGPGGRLLEADGTRYAYDADGNLTEKHTAEGSWRYGWNGAGLLHEVQRPDGQRVLLGYDALDRRTQKVVLDAKEAGPVATKRAVHFVWDGHVPLHEVVSSEGVTTWLFEPESFSPMAREDATGRYSVVTDHLGAPTEMYDELGQLAWRMQLDAFGVGRADVAVRHCPWRWPGQYEDEETGLLYNRFRYYDANAGRYISQDPLGLTAGPVLYGYPEDPLSATDPLGLKTCNLNSNTSTSRFGIYEIMVGGVLHKVGKADLNRVTKISGLPTRLHQQVRMLQKTHGTDEVTGRVVQDLGETTTAHAKTVETARLQALYDKTGNVPTGNKRSFKP; encoded by the coding sequence ATGATGCCCGCAGTGAAGCATCTCGACCCGGTGCTGGGAGTGGACATCCACTTCATCATCACTCCGCCCGGGCCGGTGGTGCCCATTCCCCACCCGCACATCGGAATCGTGTTCGACCCGTTCGACTACCTGCCCATCATCGGGGCCACGGTGAAGGTGAACGGGTTGCCGCGAGCACAAGCGGGCACGGGCGGCCGCACGCTGCCGCCGCACTTTCCCATTGGAGGGGTCTTCGCCAAGCCCCCGGGGAATGAGAACGAGACGTTCATGGGCAGCTCCACCGTCGTGGTGGATGAAGAGCCCTTCACCTACATGCTGCTCCCGGTGCTGAGCTGCCAGGACATCGGCATGCCGTCACCGCCGCGCAAGAAGGGGCCGGGAGCGAAGACGCTGCAGCTGCCCACCTCCATCGCGCTCTCCATTCCCGCGGGGCCGCCAGTCATCGTGGGAGGGCCGCCCACCATCTCCCTGTCGGTCATGGAGACGAAGCTGAAGATGGCCCTGCTGGGCAAGGGCCTCAAGAAGCTGCGCAAGATGCAGAAGGCCAGCCGGAAGATGAAAGCCCTGTCCCTGCGCCTGCACCGCAAGGCGGCCCGGGTGATGAAGAAGATGGGCGTGGGCAAGCGCGCCCGCGACTGGACCCACAAGAAGCTCTGCTCCCTGACGGGCCACCCGGTGGACGTGGTGACGGGACGGGTGGTGACGGAGGCGACGGACTGGGAGCTGCCGGGGCCCATTCCGCTGCGGTTCACGCGCCACTACTCGTCCAGTCTGGGGTGGCGGGACACGGCCATGGGGTGCGGATGGAGCCACTCGCTGGACCTCGCGGTCTGGGAGGAGCCCGGGCGCGTGGTGTACCGGGCCGAGGACGGGCGGGAGCTCGAGTTCGACACCGCGGGCTTTCCCAGGCAGCGGATGCCGGTGCGGACGGAGCTGTATGACCCGGTGAACCGGCTGACGCTGCGGCGGGTGGCGGAGCAGCGCTGGGAGGTGGAGTCGGCGGAAGGCCTCACCCACGAGCTGCGGTGCGTCCCCGGTGAGCAGCAGGCGGGCGTCTGCCGCGTGGTACGCACGGGCAACCGGGTGGGCCACGCGGTGGAGTACGAGTACGACGGGCACGGGCACCTGCGGTGGGTGAGGGACAGCGCGGGCCGGCGGGTGCTCTTCGAGTGCGACGCTGCGGGACACCTCCTCCGGGTGGCGCTGCCGCACCCGCGCGAGCCGGGCCAGGTGACGCACAACCGCTACGTGTACTCGGAGTCAGGGCACCTGCTGGAGGCGCAGGACGCCCTGGGCCATGCCATCCGCTACGCCTACGACGGCGGCGTGCTGATACGGGAGACGGACAGGACGGGCCTCTCCTTCCACTTCGCGTACGACGGCCAGGGCCCGGATGCCTGGTGCGTGCACACCTGGGGAGACGGCGGCATCTTCAACCACCGGCTGCGCTACGACAGGAAGGCCGGCGTCACCGAGGTGACGGACTCGCTGGGCCACACCACCACGTACGAGTCGGACGGGCGCGGCGTGGTGGTGAGGGAGGTGGACGCGCTGGGTGGGGAGAAGCGCAAGGAGTACGACGAGGCGCTGCGGCTGGTGGCGGAGACGGACGCGCTGGGCCACACCACCTTCTACGAGTACGACGCGCGCGGCAACCGCACGAAGGTGGTGGGGCCGGACGGGGCCTCGGTGGTGCTGCGCTACAACGGCCACAACCTGCCCGAGGAGGCCATCGATGCGAACGGTGGCATCTGGCGCTGGCGCTACGACGTGCGCGGACAGTTGCTGGAGGAAACCAACCCCCTCAAGGAGACGCGGCGCTACGAATACGAGGGCGGCCTGCTGGCAGCGGAGGTGGGCGCGGGCGGCGAGCGGACGGAGTACGCGTACGACGCGCAGTGCAACCCCACCCGCGTGCGCCTTCCCACCGGGGGACAGGTGCGCCTGGAGCATGACAGGCGGGGCCGGAGGACCTCCCTGCGAGATGCGCGCGGTGGAGCGGAGCGGGTGCAGTACGACCTGCTGGACAGACCCGTACGAGTCGAGGCGCCCGGCCGCGACACATGGGAGAGCCGCTATGACGCGGAGGGGAATCTCCTGGAGGTGAAGGGGCCGCTGCGGCAGGTGCGCATGGGCTACGCGGGCTTCCACTGGCCCGCCTTCCGCGAGGAAGCAGGCACCCGCCTGGGCATGCGCCACGACGCCGAGGGTCGCCTGGTGGAGGTGAAGAACGAGGCGGGCGAGGTGTATCGCTATACGCGGGATGAGCTGGGCCGCGTGGCGAGCGAGGAGGGCTTCGACGGAGCCGCATGGCACTACCTGTACGACGCAGCGGGCCGGATTTCGAAGGCGACCCAGCCCAGCGGGAGGACACGTCACTTCTCCTACGACGAGGCCGGGCGGCTGACACGGGTGGAATACGGCGATGGCACCTTCCGCGCCTTCCGCTACCGGGCAGACGGGGCGCTGCTGGAGGCGGAGAACGAGTCGGGCAAGGTGACGCTGGAGCGGGACGCGCTGGGACGGGTGGTGACGGAGAAGCAGGCGGACGCAGAGGTCACGTCACGCTACTCGCCGGCCGGTCACCGGGTGGAGGTGGAGAGCACCCTGGGAGCCCACCAGAAGCTGCTCCGGGATGCACTGGGCTCGGTGAGAGGCGTGACGTACAGCTCGCCGGGACGGGCGGAGTGGACCGTCCGGATGGAGCGGGACGCGGGCGGGCTGGAGGTGACACGGTGGATGCCGGGCGGGGTGGTCGCCGCCTGGAAGCACGACGAGGCCGGCCTTCCCACCGAGCGACGGACTCTCGTCGGAGTGAGGACGGAGGCTCAACGCACCTGGCGCTGGCGCCCCGAGGGGCAGCTGGCCGCCATGTCGGACACTGCGCACGACCGAGCCACCGAGTACATCCACGACATCCGAGGCCGGCTGGTGGGAGAGAGAAGGCCCGATGGCAGGCTCCAGCATCGGGCCATGGACGCGGTGGGAAACCTCTACCGCACCCGAGAGTTGCAAGACAGGCGCTATGGGCCTGGTGGGCGCCTGCTGGAGGCGGACGGCACGCGCTACGCCTATGACGCCGACGGCAACCTGACGGAGAAGCACACGGCCGAGGGAAGCTGGCGCTATGGCTGGAACGGGGCGGGCCTGCTGCACGAGGTGCAACGGCCGGATGGCCAGCGTGTGCTCCTCGGCTATGACGCGCTGGACAGACGCACCCAGAAGGTGGTGCTGGACGCCAAGGAAGCAGGCCCGGTGGCCACCAAGCGCGCGGTGCACTTCGTATGGGACGGGCATGTGCCCCTGCACGAGGTGGTCTCATCCGAGGGAGTCACGACCTGGTTGTTCGAGCCGGAGAGCTTCTCTCCCATGGCCCGGGAGGACGCCACCGGGCGCTACTCGGTCGTGACGGACCACCTGGGCGCCCCTACCGAGATGTACGACGAGCTGGGGCAGCTCGCCTGGCGGATGCAGCTGGATGCCTTCGGGGTGGGAAGGGCCGACGTGGCCGTCCGGCACTGCCCCTGGCGCTGGCCGGGACAGTATGAGGACGAGGAGACAGGCCTCCTCTACAACCGCTTCCGCTACTACGACGCAAATGCCGGCCGATACATCAGCCAGGACCCGTTGGGGCTCACGGCGGGTCCCGTCCTCTATGGCTATCCCGAAGACCCGCTCTCCGCCACTGACCCTCTGGGGCTGAAGACATGCAATCTGAACAGCAACACCTCGACCTCAAGATTTGGAATCTATGAAATCATGGTTGGAGGCGTCCTACACAAGGTTGGCAAAGCCGACTTGAATCGCGTGACGAAAATTTCTGGGCTCCCTACGAGACTTCATCAGCAAGTGAGGATGCTGCAGAAAACTCATGGTACGGACGAGGTAACGGGTAGGGTGGTTCAGGACCTAGGAGAAACCACAACGGCCCATGCCAAAACAGTGGAAACGGCACGGCTTCAAGCCCTTTACGACAAAACCGGGAACGTACCTACAGGCAACAAGCGGAGCTTCAAGCCATGA
- a CDS encoding polymorphic toxin type 44 domain-containing protein — protein sequence MNSQQTVTIEQQGTSPPRGDEVSPIVRYIVGEMLKNARSRAATSIQRHNTLARQDCIAEYRAMPWLQRFLAGGQFLESCHQTAMSGKLLAFGEWAYQVRENGPWDHKPYIKKNFRQADPSASEQHWHHLNGSVYYFDIWSNIHYGYVGRACGFSASELLDGAGLEQIGSNIVGGRHFFRHPTSPGVKGLRRFDAPSDRLSIDMGIKLYPHDPTVTEILHLVQNTQGLSRRPLRTTR from the coding sequence ATGAACTCCCAGCAGACCGTCACCATCGAGCAGCAAGGCACGTCACCGCCGCGCGGTGACGAGGTCTCCCCTATCGTCCGCTACATCGTCGGCGAGATGCTCAAGAACGCGCGGTCCCGCGCGGCCACCAGCATCCAGCGCCACAACACGCTGGCCAGACAGGACTGCATCGCCGAGTACAGGGCGATGCCGTGGCTGCAGAGATTCCTGGCAGGTGGACAGTTCCTGGAGTCCTGCCACCAGACCGCCATGAGCGGAAAGCTGTTGGCCTTCGGTGAGTGGGCCTACCAGGTCCGCGAGAACGGTCCCTGGGACCACAAGCCGTACATCAAGAAGAACTTCCGGCAGGCGGACCCTTCCGCCAGCGAGCAGCACTGGCACCACCTCAACGGCTCGGTCTACTACTTCGACATCTGGTCGAACATCCACTACGGCTACGTGGGACGCGCCTGCGGCTTCTCCGCCTCCGAGCTGCTGGACGGTGCCGGACTCGAGCAGATCGGCTCCAACATCGTTGGGGGTAGGCACTTCTTCCGCCACCCCACCTCTCCAGGCGTGAAGGGACTGCGGCGCTTCGACGCCCCATCCGACCGGCTCTCCATCGACATGGGCATCAAGCTCTACCCGCACGACCCGACTGTCACCGAGATTCTGCACCTGGTGCAGAACACACAGGGCCTCAGCCGGAGACCGCTGAGGACCACGAGGTAG